In Streptomyces sp. SLBN-118, the following are encoded in one genomic region:
- a CDS encoding AAA family ATPase → MTSHVQDTYGTQEAVGLDDELALERAYVAVCHEAMTRQVDDAQYQVVAGEGVSGDGASAEALGRYLRTRARQMAEEPDSPLFFGRLDFEDSEEAGDHRRQRYYIGRRRVSEHPAAPPLVIDWRAPVSRTYYQASALEPRGVAVRRRFGWAPWSHGAPEDLTGLEDEHLDHARGDDGGDAASAIVAAEIERPRLGPMRDIVATIQPEQDNLVRSELNESVCVQGAPGSGKTAVGLHRAAYLLYTFPERLQRSGLLIIGPNRTFLRYISEVLPSLGEIDIAQLTVEDVVARHPVRRADPEDVSVLKHSDRMATVLERALCARMRHPEESIAVTDGSYRWRVDSYDLARVIDEVRGMGVPYGIGREHVRSRVVTLIQQQAERRAGPKSVTWARKIGRSKPVAALLEAAWPVARPEEVVATLLSDPGVMEAAADGMFDAAEQRALLWAKPPRSEKSATWSVEDMLLLDEVAGLIERPEGYGHVVVDEAQDLSPMQCRAIARRSAFGSITVLGDLAQATAPWSARTWQEQLTHLGKAQATVVPLTTGFRVPAAVMELANRLVGALSVDVPPARSLRHDGELTVSAVDNLASATVSAVRAALGREGSVAVIAADDAVAATSAALRRAGIETATAAEVGTATRVTVLPATVVKGLEYDHVVVVEPTAIVESEPRGLHRLYVVVTRAVSRLDVLHTRPLPEPLAA, encoded by the coding sequence ATGACGTCACACGTCCAGGACACGTACGGCACCCAGGAGGCCGTCGGACTCGACGACGAGCTGGCCCTGGAGCGTGCGTATGTCGCGGTGTGCCACGAGGCGATGACCCGACAGGTGGACGATGCCCAGTACCAGGTCGTCGCGGGCGAGGGCGTGTCGGGCGACGGCGCGAGCGCCGAGGCGCTCGGCCGCTACCTGCGCACCCGCGCACGGCAGATGGCGGAGGAGCCCGACAGCCCGCTGTTCTTCGGCCGGCTCGACTTCGAGGACTCCGAGGAAGCGGGGGACCACCGGCGGCAGCGGTACTACATCGGCCGCAGGCGGGTGTCGGAACACCCGGCCGCACCGCCCCTGGTGATCGACTGGCGTGCGCCGGTCTCCCGCACCTACTACCAGGCGAGCGCCCTGGAACCGCGCGGAGTCGCGGTACGGCGGCGCTTCGGGTGGGCGCCCTGGAGCCACGGCGCTCCCGAGGACCTCACCGGCCTGGAGGACGAGCACCTCGACCACGCCCGGGGCGACGACGGCGGCGACGCGGCGAGCGCGATCGTCGCCGCCGAGATCGAGCGGCCCCGCCTCGGCCCGATGCGCGACATCGTCGCCACCATCCAGCCGGAACAGGACAACCTGGTCCGCAGCGAACTGAACGAGTCGGTCTGCGTTCAGGGCGCGCCGGGCAGCGGCAAGACCGCCGTCGGCCTGCACCGCGCCGCCTATCTCCTCTACACGTTCCCCGAGCGGCTGCAGCGCAGCGGCCTGCTGATCATCGGCCCCAACCGCACCTTCCTGCGCTACATCTCGGAGGTGCTGCCGTCGCTGGGCGAGATCGACATCGCCCAGCTGACGGTGGAGGACGTCGTCGCCCGGCACCCGGTGCGGCGGGCGGACCCGGAGGACGTCAGCGTCCTGAAGCACAGCGACCGTATGGCCACCGTCCTTGAGCGTGCGCTGTGCGCCCGGATGAGGCACCCGGAGGAGTCCATCGCGGTCACCGACGGCTCGTACCGCTGGCGGGTGGACTCGTACGACCTGGCCCGGGTCATCGACGAGGTGCGGGGCATGGGGGTGCCGTACGGGATCGGCCGCGAGCATGTGCGTTCGCGGGTGGTGACGCTGATCCAGCAGCAGGCCGAGCGGCGGGCCGGCCCGAAGAGCGTGACCTGGGCGCGCAAGATCGGCCGTTCGAAGCCGGTCGCCGCGCTGCTGGAGGCGGCGTGGCCGGTGGCGCGGCCGGAGGAGGTCGTGGCCACGCTGCTGAGCGATCCGGGGGTGATGGAGGCCGCGGCGGACGGGATGTTCGACGCCGCCGAGCAGCGGGCCCTGCTGTGGGCGAAGCCTCCGCGTTCGGAGAAGAGCGCCACCTGGTCGGTCGAGGACATGCTGCTGCTCGACGAGGTCGCGGGGCTCATCGAGCGCCCCGAGGGCTACGGCCATGTGGTCGTGGACGAGGCCCAGGACCTGTCGCCGATGCAGTGCCGGGCGATCGCCCGGCGCAGCGCGTTCGGCTCCATCACGGTGCTGGGCGACCTGGCCCAGGCGACGGCACCGTGGTCGGCGCGGACCTGGCAGGAGCAGTTGACGCACCTGGGCAAGGCGCAGGCCACGGTCGTCCCGCTGACCACCGGCTTCCGTGTGCCCGCCGCGGTGATGGAGCTGGCCAACCGGCTGGTGGGCGCCCTTAGCGTGGACGTGCCGCCGGCCCGTTCGCTGCGCCACGACGGCGAGTTGACGGTCAGCGCGGTCGACAACCTGGCGTCCGCCACCGTGTCCGCCGTCCGCGCGGCCCTCGGCCGCGAGGGGTCGGTCGCCGTCATCGCCGCCGACGACGCGGTCGCCGCCACCTCGGCCGCCCTGCGCAGGGCGGGCATCGAGACGGCGACGGCCGCAGAGGTCGGCACGGCCACCCGGGTGACCGTGCTGCCCGCGACAGTCGTCAAGGGCCTGGAGTACGACCATGTCGTCGTGGTGGAGCCGACTGCGATCGTCGAGTCCGAACCGCGCGGCCTGCACCGGCTGTACGTCGTGGTGACGCGTGCGGTCTCCCGGCTCGACGTCCTACACACCCGGCCGCTGCCGGAGCCGCTCGCCGCCTGA
- a CDS encoding prenyltransferase/squalene oxidase repeat-containing protein: protein MSAPTDVDLDGLVAELVERVLGHPTGALGPSVYETARLVSLAQWLDGDAARVRYLLDEQRPDGSWGGPAGYALVPTLSATEALLAVLGREGGELPLPPAALVEAARRGLAAAAALVARSAEEPVPSTVVFFMVIPALVERINARLAVLGDGPVQPLALPHGLTDEALRGLREGAWRNPLAGHYLEIVGPAAVGAAEMEPVDGVVGCSAAATAAWLGPREPADPMHPSVRFLRQAQERGAGAVAAMTSIVFYERAWIAGNLATAGVPREVLAPLLKELPGDVGRSGAPTAPGFAYEAETSAIVLTALARLGAPQEPEYLWQYDAGSHFMSTIPEHEPSTTTNAHILEALGCHLADGPAGGDRDRYRDAVDRIASWLRGRQGPDGSWSDKWHASPYFATMRCALALHRYAGPTSAEALGRSVDWLLHRQHEDGSWGRSDGTPEETAYAVRTLLELTTGGDARSEEATQAVHRGCAFLLKHGLDAERHPPLWIGKELYAPGHLVRAAVLGALIAARR from the coding sequence GTGAGCGCGCCCACGGACGTGGATCTCGACGGGCTCGTCGCCGAGCTGGTGGAGAGGGTGCTGGGTCACCCGACCGGCGCGCTGGGTCCCTCGGTGTACGAGACGGCTCGGCTGGTGTCGCTGGCCCAGTGGCTGGACGGGGACGCCGCGCGGGTCCGGTATCTCCTCGACGAGCAGCGGCCCGACGGCAGTTGGGGCGGCCCCGCCGGGTATGCCCTCGTGCCGACGCTGAGCGCGACGGAGGCACTGCTGGCCGTGCTGGGCCGGGAGGGCGGCGAGCTGCCGCTGCCGCCCGCGGCGCTCGTCGAGGCCGCGCGGCGGGGTCTCGCGGCGGCGGCCGCGCTGGTGGCGCGGAGCGCCGAGGAGCCGGTGCCGTCGACGGTCGTGTTCTTCATGGTCATCCCGGCCTTGGTGGAGAGGATCAACGCCCGGCTCGCCGTCCTCGGGGACGGACCGGTGCAGCCGCTGGCGCTGCCGCACGGACTGACCGACGAGGCGCTGCGTGGGCTGCGCGAGGGTGCCTGGCGCAACCCGCTCGCCGGTCACTACCTGGAGATCGTCGGCCCGGCGGCCGTCGGCGCCGCCGAGATGGAGCCGGTCGACGGGGTCGTCGGCTGTTCCGCGGCCGCCACCGCCGCCTGGCTCGGCCCGAGGGAGCCGGCCGATCCCATGCACCCGTCGGTGCGCTTCCTGCGGCAGGCCCAGGAGCGGGGCGCCGGCGCGGTCGCCGCGATGACCTCGATCGTGTTCTACGAGCGGGCGTGGATCGCCGGGAACCTGGCGACGGCGGGGGTTCCGCGGGAGGTGCTCGCCCCGCTGCTGAAGGAACTGCCCGGCGACGTCGGCCGGTCGGGGGCGCCGACCGCGCCGGGTTTCGCGTACGAGGCGGAGACCAGCGCGATCGTCCTGACGGCCCTGGCCCGCCTGGGGGCGCCGCAGGAGCCGGAGTACCTGTGGCAGTACGACGCCGGCAGCCACTTCATGTCCACCATCCCGGAGCACGAGCCGTCCACGACCACCAACGCGCACATCCTGGAGGCGCTGGGCTGCCACCTGGCCGACGGCCCCGCCGGCGGGGACCGCGACAGGTACCGGGACGCGGTCGACCGGATCGCGTCGTGGCTGCGGGGCCGCCAGGGGCCGGACGGCAGCTGGTCCGACAAGTGGCACGCCTCGCCCTACTTCGCGACGATGCGATGCGCCCTGGCCCTGCACCGGTACGCCGGCCCGACCTCGGCCGAAGCCCTCGGCAGGTCCGTCGACTGGCTCCTGCACCGGCAGCACGAGGACGGCTCCTGGGGCCGCTCGGACGGCACACCGGAGGAGACCGCCTACGCGGTACGCACCCTGCTGGAACTCACCACCGGCGGCGACGCCCGCTCCGAGGAGGCGACCCAGGCCGTACACCGAGGCTGCGCCTTCCTCCTGAAGCACGGCCTGGACGCCGAACGCCACCCCCCACTGTGGATCGGCAAGGAGCTGTACGCCCCCGGCCATCTGGTCCGCGCGGCGGTGCTGGGCGCACTGATCGCGGCCAGGCGGTAA
- a CDS encoding family 16 glycosylhydrolase — translation METVNQKHATAPAAATAPPSWKVLWQDTFEGPAGSPPDPALWQVVTGQPFGAGIEFHTDDPANVGLDGAGHLRITATHEDGEYRAAWLETRREDFVPRPGGALRLDARVKTAAGPGLDCALWAWGTQLRHRGDEDPVQAWYRAGEIDVLEALGSEPDSVWGAVHSPECHQIPSLGMGARTTTEDGSPLSADFHTYSAVWRRGPDSITWYLDGREYLKLTPQDTTPKGWLFDQPVYFCLAIIIGSPGGPVLPGDPDPATLPSSLLLNSITVSEELPA, via the coding sequence ATGGAGACCGTGAACCAGAAGCACGCCACCGCCCCGGCCGCCGCGACCGCGCCGCCGTCGTGGAAGGTCCTGTGGCAGGACACGTTCGAGGGCCCGGCCGGGTCCCCGCCCGACCCCGCCCTGTGGCAGGTCGTCACCGGGCAGCCGTTCGGCGCCGGCATCGAGTTCCACACGGACGACCCCGCGAACGTCGGCCTCGACGGCGCCGGGCACCTGCGGATCACCGCCACGCACGAGGACGGGGAGTACCGGGCGGCGTGGCTGGAGACCCGGCGCGAGGACTTCGTGCCGCGGCCCGGCGGCGCGCTGCGCCTGGACGCCCGGGTGAAGACCGCGGCGGGTCCCGGCCTGGACTGCGCGCTGTGGGCCTGGGGCACGCAGCTGCGGCACCGGGGCGACGAGGACCCGGTGCAGGCGTGGTACCGGGCCGGGGAGATCGACGTACTGGAGGCGCTCGGCTCCGAGCCGGACTCGGTGTGGGGTGCCGTCCACTCCCCCGAGTGCCACCAGATCCCGTCCCTGGGCATGGGCGCCCGTACGACCACGGAGGACGGCAGCCCGCTCAGCGCGGACTTCCACACCTACTCGGCGGTCTGGCGGCGCGGGCCCGACTCGATCACGTGGTACCTGGACGGCCGCGAGTACCTCAAGCTGACCCCGCAGGACACCACCCCGAAGGGCTGGCTGTTCGACCAGCCCGTGTACTTCTGTCTGGCGATCATCATCGGCAGCCCCGGCGGCCCGGTCCTGCCGGGCGACCCCGACCCGGCGACGCTGCCGTCGTCGCTGCTCCTGAACAGCATCACCGTCTCCGAGGAGCTCCCCGCGTGA
- a CDS encoding AAA family ATPase — protein sequence MSIVGRDIQLTQLHDLLTARDRGAGPIALVSGPAGIGKTALLHEFTQSAAKSGSLVLRAACSPRERANSWGVVHQLLWHTGRFKGASQRTSDTLAAVGRSLAAVTRAPEGERDKAMDEFCAAVMELADDHPLVLAGDDIHEADPESLGCLGHLARRMVASRVLAVFTDRPQALPPYAAARAEFARQPGFHQLRVGPLTAGDIRLLLTERLGVPADEAGAAEFHAASGGSPLLTRALVEDTCNALQGTYTGAAALRPVAGEMFDSAVVDCVHRVSAPAADLARHLAVLGPDALTVLLDHNSTNPPTRHLQELTQAGLLAGPGFRHPRMHTVLGGEVSAEERARLHGRAAVLLHDNGAHPAAVAEHIVAAGGMAESWAPPLLREAAADALAQDEFPKAMRLFDLAHAICPDGLLRASILFQRTLSAWQVDPAKAMRRLPELKEALQAGHLTATSGAMSLIKNLVWHGYVDEAAEVLELVDRQLADDPGEEGVAEVRALQRWLSVLCPPFHRRMFGEVCVDVTHEIAPAAIAEQPRLHAATALSVVLRGGEPGPAVVGAAHVLEMSSLTPTLETIPLALMTLFYADRTEQVDAWCTTLLEAARERNIPTWDALLSSLRAANLIRQGRLLEAERHSDLALSRMSSGGWGLSIGLPLASSVYALTAMGRYDEARARLGQPVPEAVFQTLFGQHYLYARGQFHLATGRLQAALGDFLACGKALESWGVADTTLIPWRTGVAEARLRLGEPDQAVTYLREELARHKGRPRVHGNALRLLASTMEPRQRLRALREAVDELQDSGCDLLLAHALGDLGRVYHLLGQSNRARVIVRRAYRMAKKCHAEPLSQSLLPDAERSADGRVCAAGHEASEQIHDVLSEAELRVAALAAEGHTNREIARRLFITVSTVEQHMTRVLRKLNLSRRDELPQGLNTMGGSAAPAVSGARG from the coding sequence ATGTCCATCGTCGGACGGGACATACAACTCACCCAATTGCATGACCTGCTGACCGCACGCGACCGCGGAGCGGGTCCGATCGCCCTGGTCAGTGGCCCTGCGGGGATCGGCAAGACCGCCCTCCTCCACGAATTCACCCAGAGCGCGGCGAAATCCGGTTCCCTCGTCCTGAGAGCGGCCTGCTCCCCGAGGGAACGCGCCAACTCTTGGGGCGTGGTCCATCAACTCCTGTGGCACACAGGGCGATTCAAAGGAGCTTCACAGCGTACGAGTGACACGCTCGCAGCCGTCGGCCGCAGCCTTGCGGCGGTCACCCGGGCACCGGAAGGTGAACGCGACAAAGCCATGGATGAATTTTGCGCGGCCGTCATGGAATTGGCCGACGACCATCCCCTCGTCCTCGCCGGCGACGACATCCACGAGGCCGACCCCGAGTCGCTGGGCTGCCTCGGGCACCTCGCCCGCCGCATGGTCGCCTCCCGGGTCCTGGCGGTGTTCACCGACCGGCCGCAGGCCCTGCCCCCGTACGCCGCCGCGCGGGCCGAGTTCGCCCGGCAGCCCGGATTCCACCAGCTGCGGGTCGGCCCGCTGACCGCCGGCGACATCCGGCTGCTGCTCACCGAGCGGCTGGGCGTGCCCGCCGACGAGGCCGGCGCCGCGGAGTTCCACGCGGCGAGCGGGGGCAGCCCGCTGCTGACGCGAGCCCTGGTCGAGGACACCTGCAACGCCCTGCAAGGCACGTACACGGGCGCGGCCGCGTTACGGCCGGTCGCCGGGGAGATGTTCGACTCCGCGGTGGTCGACTGCGTCCACCGGGTCAGCGCGCCCGCGGCCGATCTCGCCCGGCACCTGGCGGTGCTCGGGCCGGACGCGCTGACGGTGCTGCTCGACCACAACAGCACGAACCCACCCACCCGGCACCTTCAGGAGCTGACCCAGGCCGGCCTGCTGGCGGGCCCGGGCTTCCGCCACCCGAGGATGCACACCGTGCTGGGCGGCGAGGTCTCCGCCGAGGAGCGGGCGCGGCTGCACGGGCGGGCCGCCGTACTGCTGCACGACAACGGCGCACATCCGGCCGCGGTGGCCGAACACATCGTGGCGGCGGGAGGTATGGCGGAATCCTGGGCGCCCCCACTGCTCCGGGAAGCCGCTGCCGACGCGCTCGCCCAGGACGAGTTCCCCAAGGCGATGCGGCTGTTCGACCTGGCCCACGCCATCTGCCCGGACGGGCTCTTGCGGGCGTCCATCCTGTTCCAACGCACGCTGTCCGCCTGGCAGGTCGACCCGGCCAAGGCGATGCGGCGGCTCCCGGAACTGAAGGAGGCGCTCCAGGCCGGGCATCTCACGGCCACGTCGGGCGCGATGTCCCTGATCAAGAACCTGGTCTGGCACGGCTATGTGGACGAGGCCGCGGAGGTGCTGGAGCTGGTCGACCGGCAGCTGGCCGACGACCCGGGCGAGGAGGGCGTGGCCGAGGTGCGGGCGCTGCAGCGGTGGCTGTCCGTGCTGTGCCCGCCGTTCCACCGGCGCATGTTCGGCGAGGTCTGCGTCGACGTCACCCACGAGATCGCCCCAGCGGCGATCGCCGAGCAGCCGCGGCTGCACGCGGCCACCGCCCTGTCCGTCGTCCTGCGGGGCGGCGAACCCGGGCCGGCCGTGGTCGGCGCCGCGCATGTGCTGGAGATGTCCAGTCTGACGCCGACGCTTGAGACCATCCCGCTGGCGCTGATGACGCTGTTCTACGCCGACCGCACCGAGCAGGTCGACGCCTGGTGCACCACGCTGCTGGAGGCGGCCCGCGAGCGCAACATCCCCACCTGGGACGCGCTGCTGTCCTCGCTGCGGGCGGCGAACCTCATCCGGCAGGGCCGGCTGCTGGAGGCCGAGCGGCACAGCGACCTGGCCCTGTCGCGGATGTCGTCAGGGGGCTGGGGGCTGAGCATCGGCCTGCCGCTGGCGAGTTCGGTGTACGCGCTGACCGCGATGGGCCGCTACGACGAGGCGCGGGCCCGGCTCGGCCAGCCGGTGCCCGAGGCGGTCTTCCAGACCCTCTTCGGCCAGCACTACCTGTACGCCCGAGGGCAGTTCCACCTCGCCACCGGGCGACTTCAGGCCGCGCTCGGCGACTTCCTGGCGTGCGGCAAGGCCCTGGAGAGCTGGGGGGTGGCCGACACCACGCTCATCCCCTGGCGCACCGGGGTGGCCGAGGCCCGGCTGCGCCTGGGCGAGCCGGACCAGGCCGTGACGTATCTGCGGGAGGAACTGGCCCGGCACAAGGGCCGCCCCCGGGTGCACGGCAACGCCCTGCGTCTGCTGGCCTCGACGATGGAGCCCCGGCAGCGGCTGCGGGCGCTGCGGGAGGCCGTGGACGAACTCCAGGACTCCGGCTGCGATCTGCTGCTGGCACACGCGCTGGGCGACCTCGGCCGTGTCTACCACCTGTTGGGCCAGTCCAACCGAGCCCGGGTGATCGTACGGCGTGCCTACCGGATGGCGAAGAAGTGCCATGCCGAGCCGCTCAGCCAGAGCCTGCTGCCGGATGCAGAGCGGTCGGCCGATGGCCGGGTGTGCGCCGCCGGGCACGAGGCCTCCGAGCAGATCCACGACGTGCTGTCCGAGGCCGAGCTGCGGGTCGCCGCCCTGGCGGCGGAGGGCCACACCAACCGGGAGATCGCCCGGCGGCTGTTCATCACGGTCAGCACGGTCGAGCAGCACATGACGCGTGTCCTGCGCAAGCTCAACCTGTCCCGCCGTGACGAACTGCCGCAGGGCCTGAACACTATGGGCGGTTCAGCCGCACCGGCAGTGAGTGGAGCCCGCGGATGA
- a CDS encoding non-ribosomal peptide synthetase produces the protein MPEATEVRSRPADSKEHALWLLDELVPVKGVNNLSVALQADGPLLGPALQGTVDLLLRRHEALRTVFRQEQGGLVKEVLAPATLPVEVEQLAAEPGEVAAVVGEFIARPFEIDGRPLVRAARVRCADGDAFCLAVHHLVFDTVSGAVLLEEFTAGYTALATGAAPPAELLAAQPPYREPAPRAAAVEYWRGQLAGADAAGLALWCGSEDLPEPTLTGDQITAALSPRATEVLRRLQKELRAPEAVVLLAAYGLLLARHGAGPDLVVGTPVNVRAREASRAVGYHVNTLPLRIPVDLGGGFRDLVRTARDAFLGAVAHADVPVDVLLPELRRDGGASWRNTVFRHLFNYVPDDGRTSFPLGDTTARRLPVENGFSKFDLEFFFLSSADKVTVRAAYYTRVLDRADVQGLLERFEALLLAAADGPDRPMGELPLAGPSDLAVLAASNDTARPVDPPSVLAAVRERVALTPSAPAVVGNGRSTTYAELWRAAEHTLDVLADAGVRAGDIVALAAPRGPELAAAALGVWLAGAVYLPVDPEHPVQRLAYVLDDSGAQAVLTAPGVELPEGVRARVLPLEPLTHDGSGTLPDSAASGPDPDSCAYLIYTSGSTGKPKGTLVSHRSLANVVQHFTEELKVTADDAVLWLTTFAFDISALELFLPLVCGGRLVVASDEARTDGRALLAEAVAHDVGIVQATPTTWRVVADAADGQLAGRRLVCGGEPLPPALARTLAASGGSLLNVYGPSETTIWSTSGPVPDEVVRVEVGRPIVNTQVFVVDPDGRELPVGVQGELCIAGAGVALGYHNRPELTADRFRDHPAYGRHYRTGDLARLRPDGSVELLGRTDRQIKLRGHRIELGEVETVLLDRPDVRDVAVVVVGRGGPEAALVAFVEPAEGAEGTDGVAEVDTAGLTAHARSLLPSAAVPQEIVVLESLPTTANEKRDHLALTRLAEQRRSERSAAAGSAQASPEAQSGTAGRLLALWQSTLGRTDLGPHANFFDSGGHSLLGAQLVQRIEKTLGVPVRLADLFAHPTPLAMAEHLDPDAAAPSAPGN, from the coding sequence ATGCCAGAAGCAACGGAAGTGCGGTCCCGCCCGGCCGACAGCAAGGAGCACGCCCTCTGGCTCCTGGACGAGCTGGTGCCCGTCAAGGGGGTCAACAACCTCTCCGTCGCCCTCCAGGCCGACGGGCCGCTGCTCGGCCCGGCGCTCCAGGGCACGGTCGATCTGCTGCTGCGCCGGCACGAGGCGCTGCGCACGGTGTTCCGGCAGGAGCAGGGGGGCCTCGTCAAGGAGGTGCTCGCCCCCGCTACCCTGCCGGTCGAGGTCGAGCAGCTGGCGGCGGAGCCGGGTGAAGTCGCCGCTGTCGTCGGGGAGTTCATCGCGCGTCCCTTCGAGATCGACGGGCGGCCGCTGGTGCGGGCCGCGCGGGTGAGGTGCGCGGACGGCGACGCGTTCTGTCTCGCCGTGCACCACCTGGTCTTCGACACAGTCTCCGGCGCGGTCCTGCTGGAGGAGTTCACCGCCGGGTACACGGCGCTCGCGACCGGTGCCGCGCCGCCGGCGGAGCTGCTGGCCGCGCAGCCGCCGTACCGGGAGCCCGCTCCCCGGGCGGCCGCCGTGGAGTACTGGCGCGGGCAGCTGGCCGGGGCCGACGCCGCGGGCCTCGCCCTGTGGTGCGGCAGCGAGGACCTTCCCGAGCCGACCCTCACCGGTGACCAGATCACGGCCGCCCTGTCCCCGCGGGCGACCGAGGTGCTGCGCCGGCTGCAGAAGGAGCTGCGCGCGCCGGAGGCAGTGGTGCTGCTGGCCGCGTACGGCCTGCTGCTGGCCCGGCACGGCGCGGGTCCCGACCTGGTGGTGGGCACCCCGGTCAACGTCCGGGCGCGCGAGGCGTCCAGGGCCGTCGGCTACCACGTCAACACCCTGCCGCTGCGCATACCCGTCGACCTCGGCGGCGGCTTCCGCGACCTGGTACGGACCGCCCGCGACGCGTTCCTCGGGGCGGTCGCCCACGCCGATGTGCCGGTCGACGTCCTGCTGCCGGAACTGCGCAGGGACGGCGGCGCCTCCTGGCGCAACACCGTCTTCCGCCATCTGTTCAACTACGTTCCGGACGACGGCCGTACGAGCTTCCCCCTTGGCGACACCACGGCCCGCAGGCTCCCGGTGGAGAACGGCTTCAGCAAGTTCGACCTGGAGTTCTTCTTCCTGTCCTCCGCGGACAAGGTGACCGTCCGGGCCGCGTACTACACGCGGGTGCTGGACCGGGCGGACGTACAGGGGCTGCTCGAACGCTTCGAGGCGCTGCTGCTCGCGGCCGCGGACGGGCCGGACCGGCCGATGGGCGAACTGCCGCTGGCCGGGCCCTCCGACCTCGCGGTGCTGGCCGCGAGCAACGACACCGCGCGCCCGGTGGATCCGCCCAGCGTGCTCGCGGCAGTGCGGGAGCGGGTGGCGCTGACGCCGTCCGCGCCGGCCGTCGTGGGCAACGGTCGCAGCACGACGTACGCCGAGCTGTGGCGGGCCGCCGAGCACACCCTGGACGTCCTGGCGGACGCCGGGGTGAGGGCTGGTGACATCGTCGCGCTCGCCGCGCCCCGGGGTCCGGAACTCGCGGCCGCGGCCCTCGGGGTGTGGCTGGCCGGAGCGGTGTATCTGCCCGTCGATCCGGAGCACCCCGTGCAGCGCCTGGCGTACGTTCTGGACGACTCCGGGGCGCAGGCGGTGCTCACGGCGCCGGGGGTGGAGCTGCCCGAGGGGGTCCGGGCGCGGGTGCTTCCGCTGGAGCCGCTCACACACGACGGCTCCGGCACGCTCCCGGACTCCGCGGCGAGCGGCCCCGATCCGGACTCCTGCGCCTATCTGATCTACACCTCCGGCTCGACGGGGAAGCCGAAGGGCACCCTGGTCAGCCACCGCAGCCTCGCCAATGTGGTCCAGCACTTCACCGAGGAGCTGAAGGTCACCGCGGACGACGCCGTGCTGTGGCTGACGACCTTCGCCTTCGACATCTCCGCCCTGGAGCTGTTCCTGCCGCTGGTGTGCGGCGGACGGCTGGTCGTGGCCTCCGACGAGGCCCGCACCGACGGCCGCGCCCTGCTCGCCGAGGCGGTCGCGCACGACGTCGGCATCGTGCAGGCCACCCCGACGACCTGGCGGGTCGTCGCCGACGCGGCGGACGGGCAGCTCGCCGGCCGGCGCCTGGTCTGCGGCGGGGAGCCGCTGCCGCCGGCGCTGGCCCGCACACTGGCCGCGTCGGGCGGCTCACTGCTCAATGTGTACGGCCCCTCCGAGACGACCATCTGGTCCACCTCGGGGCCGGTGCCGGACGAGGTGGTCCGCGTGGAGGTGGGCCGCCCGATCGTCAACACCCAGGTGTTCGTCGTCGACCCGGACGGCCGGGAGCTGCCCGTCGGTGTGCAGGGCGAGCTGTGCATCGCCGGGGCGGGCGTCGCGCTGGGCTACCACAACCGCCCCGAGCTGACGGCGGACCGCTTCCGCGACCATCCCGCGTACGGGCGCCACTACCGCACCGGCGACCTGGCCCGGCTGCGGCCCGACGGCAGCGTCGAGCTGCTGGGCCGGACCGACCGCCAGATCAAGCTGCGCGGCCACCGGATCGAACTGGGCGAGGTGGAGACGGTGCTGCTCGACCGTCCGGACGTACGGGACGTCGCCGTGGTCGTGGTGGGCCGTGGCGGGCCGGAAGCGGCCCTGGTCGCGTTCGTGGAACCGGCGGAAGGAGCGGAGGGGACGGACGGCGTGGCCGAGGTGGACACCGCCGGGCTGACCGCCCATGCCCGGTCCCTGCTGCCCTCCGCCGCCGTGCCCCAGGAGATCGTCGTGCTGGAGTCGCTGCCGACCACCGCCAACGAGAAGCGGGACCATCTCGCGCTGACCCGCCTCGCCGAGCAGCGCCGCTCCGAGCGCAGCGCGGCCGCGGGGTCGGCGCAGGCCTCGCCCGAGGCGCAGTCGGGGACGGCCGGGCGGCTGCTCGCCCTGTGGCAGAGCACGCTCGGCCGGACCGACCTCGGCCCGCACGCCAACTTCTTCGACAGCGGCGGGCATTCGCTGCTCGGCGCACAGCTCGTGCAGCGCATTGAGAAGACGCTGGGTGTGCCTGTGCGCCTGGCCGACCTGTTCGCCCATCCCACCCCGCTCGCCATGGCCGAGCATCTCGATCCGGACGCCGCCGCACCGTCGGCCCCGGGCAACTGA